The following nucleotide sequence is from Halogeometricum borinquense DSM 11551.
GTATCGCCCGCGAAATCGACGTTGACCGCCGCGTTGTCGATTCGACGACGAGTGCGATTCTCGAAGACGAGGAACTGCGGCGTATCTTCCAGAACATCTCGTCGATTCCGAGTCTGATGGATCTCGCTCCGGTCCTTGACCTTTCGGTACTCACCGTCGAAGTTGCCGACGCCGACGCACCGGGAATCGTCGCCGAGATAACCGGCCGCCTTGCAGAGCGCGATATCTCTATCCGGCAGACCATCAGTGAGGACCCCGAGTTCACCGACGACCCGAAACTCTACCTCGTCACCGACCAACCCGTTCCGGGCGACCTGCTGAACGAACTTTCGAGCATCTCGTTCGTCCGGCAGATCAGCATCGCCTGAACCGAGGTCGCCGTCTCGTGCCGGGGAGTGCTGTCTCGCCGCCGACCGAATCCTTTTGACCGAACCCGAACCAACACCGTCTATGACCGACGCCTACCGCACCGTCGCCGGTCCCGCCGAGGCCAGTTTCGAGGTTCGCGGGTCGGAGTTCATCGGCTACGTTGACCGCGCAAACACAGTCGAAAAAGCGGAGGCGTTCATCGACCGAATCGAGGAGCGACATCCGGATGCGACGCACAACGTGCCCGCCTATCGGGTTCCGGCGGGCGGAGACTCGGGAGGAGCGAACACGATGCTCCGCGAGTACTCCTCTGACGACGGTGAACCGTCCGGGTCCTCCGGCAAACCAGCCCTGAACGTCCTCGTCCAGCAAGAGATTCGAAACGTCGTCGCCGTCGTCACGCGCTACTACGGCGGCACGAACCTCGGCGTCGGCGGACTCGCTCGCGCGTACTCCCGCGGCGTGAAGGAGGCCGTCGAGGCCGCCGGGACCGTCGAGGAGGTCCCACACGAGACGTTCTCTGTCACCGTCGCCTACGACGACTCCGGTTCCGTCCGAGGTCTGTTGGAGAGCGCCGACGTGTCGTTCGACGCCGCCTACGAGGCGGACGTGTCGTTCGACGTGCGCGTCCCAGTCGAGGAAGGTGCGGAACTCCGCGACCGACTCAGAAGCGCGACCAGCGGCCGGGCGGATATCGAGTAGCGGCACGATTCCCCGGTGAATTACCCACCTGAACCGCCGGGAGCGACACACTCAGGGTGTGAACTTTCGTGCCCAAAACCATGACAGACCGACACGAAGCAGTCGTGGTCGGCGGCGGCATCGTCGGGTCGTCCGTCGCCTACCACCTCGCGCGTGAGGGCGTCGAAACGCTTCTCGTGGACCGCACCGACGACGGCCGCGCCACTGACGCCGGTGCTGGAATCCTCTCGCCCGGTACGACGAGCAGGGACAACGAGCCGTGGGTCAAGTTCGCCGTCGAAGCAGTGGCCTACTACGACGAGTTGGTTCCTGTTCTCGAACGCGAACAGGACGGCCCGCACGGCTACGCAAAGCGCGGCGTTTTGAGCGTCGCTATGGACGACGAGGAGGCCAACGTGTGCGACGAAACGCTCGAACGCGTCCGCAAGCGACAGGAGCGCTTCGGCACGCCCGAACCGGGAACCGTTGAAGAACTCGACGCTGACGAAGCGCAGGCGAAGTTCCCGCCGCTCGCAGAGACGGAGCGCGCGTTCTTCTCAGCGGACGCCGCTCGCGTCAATGGACGGACGTTCGAGGGAGCGCTCCGCCGCGCCGGGCGGACTCACGGTCTGTCCGAACGCGAGGCGAGCGTCGAGACGCTTCTCGTCGATGATGGCGGCGTGGAGGGCGTCGAACTCGCGGGTGGCGACCAAATCGAGGCTGAGAGCGTCATCATCGCGGGCGGTGCGTGGTCGCAGTCGTTCGGATCGCAACTGGGTGTCGAGATACCCGTCGAACCGCAACGCGGGCAAATCGTCCACCTCGACGTGGACGCCGACACCGACGGCTGGCCCATCGTTAGCCCATTCCGTGGCCACTACATGGTTCCGTGGGACGACGGCCGCGTCGCCGCTGGTGCGACCCGCGAAACTGGTTCGGGATACGCTCCACACACGACCATCGAGGGCCTGACCGAGGTGTTCGAGCAGGTGCTTCGCGTTGCGCCCGGACTCGCAGACGCAACGCTCCGAACCGCGCGTGTCGGCCTCCGCCCATTGAGTCCCGACGGCCTGCCAGTTTTGGGTTCGGTTCCGGACGTATCGGATGTCTACCTCTGTACGGGGCACGGACCGACGGGACTGCAGTTGGGACCGTACAGCGGGAAGTTGGTCGCGGATGCCGTCCGCGGTGAAATACCCGAAACTGATCTCGAACCGTTCGCCGTCTCCCGGTTCTAAGCCACCGACTCGCGGCCGTCCCCGCCGGTGGGCGTAACACTTTCACGAGACGCTTCGAAGGCGGCGACATGTCTCAGATTTCTGCGACTGACTACCACGATATTGTGCAGGTCGAGGATCCGCAGGTGTCACCCGACGGAACGCGCGTCGCGTTCGTCCGAAAAGAACCGAAAGATGACGAATCGTACGAACAGACGATCTACGTCGTCCCGGCCGCGGGTGACTCCGATCCACGACGACTCACCATCGCAGAAGGTGTCGATTCCCAGCCCCGATGGAGTCCTTCGGGCGACCGACTCGCGTTCGTCTCGACACGCGGTGCGGACGACGACCGCCCGCAACTGTGGGTCCTTCCAATGGACGGCGGCGAGGCCGAACAGGTGACCGACGTACCGGGCGGCGTTTCGGGCATCGAGTGGAGTCCGGATGGGACTCGAATCGCCTTCCAGCAGGCGACCACCGAGACCGAACGCGAGGACGGAATCGATCTCGGAATCGGCGACGAGGAGTACGAACGCGAGGCATCCGATCCCCGTGTCATCGACCGTCTGATTTATCGCCAACAGACACAGTACCGCGATGGCACGGTCGCGCACGTCTATCTCGCCCACGTGGACCGAGACGACGACCGGGTCGAACGGGTCACCGACGGTGAACTCGACCACGTCGCTCCTGCGTGGCGCGACGACGACACACTCTATTTCGGCGTGAAGTTCCCGCAGGGTGAGGTCG
It contains:
- a CDS encoding NAD(P)/FAD-dependent oxidoreductase translates to MTDRHEAVVVGGGIVGSSVAYHLAREGVETLLVDRTDDGRATDAGAGILSPGTTSRDNEPWVKFAVEAVAYYDELVPVLEREQDGPHGYAKRGVLSVAMDDEEANVCDETLERVRKRQERFGTPEPGTVEELDADEAQAKFPPLAETERAFFSADAARVNGRTFEGALRRAGRTHGLSEREASVETLLVDDGGVEGVELAGGDQIEAESVIIAGGAWSQSFGSQLGVEIPVEPQRGQIVHLDVDADTDGWPIVSPFRGHYMVPWDDGRVAAGATRETGSGYAPHTTIEGLTEVFEQVLRVAPGLADATLRTARVGLRPLSPDGLPVLGSVPDVSDVYLCTGHGPTGLQLGPYSGKLVADAVRGEIPETDLEPFAVSRF
- a CDS encoding IMPACT family protein; translated protein: MTDAYRTVAGPAEASFEVRGSEFIGYVDRANTVEKAEAFIDRIEERHPDATHNVPAYRVPAGGDSGGANTMLREYSSDDGEPSGSSGKPALNVLVQQEIRNVVAVVTRYYGGTNLGVGGLARAYSRGVKEAVEAAGTVEEVPHETFSVTVAYDDSGSVRGLLESADVSFDAAYEADVSFDVRVPVEEGAELRDRLRSATSGRADIE